GTGTCCCAGTTCGACCAGTGGCCCACGAGGTTGGAATTCGCGATGAGCACGCGCGGCGCGTAGTCGTGCGTCTGGAAGATGCCGACGGGCTTGCCGGATTGCACCAGCAGCGTCTCGTCATTGGCCAGGTCTTTGAGCGCGGCGACGATGGCGTGGTAGGCCTGCCAGCTGCGCGCGGCGCGTCCCGTACCGCCGTAGACCACGAGGTCGCGCGGGCGCTCGCCTACCTCCTCGTCGAGGTTGTTCATCAGCATGCGCATGGCGGCTTCCTGCTGCCATCCCTTGCAGGAAAGCACGTTGCCGCGCGGCGCCTGGATGGGCGTGTAGTTCGATGCGGTGATCGGAGTCTCGGTGATCGTCGCCATCAGGAAGATGTTACGTGGACGTGCGCGTGGCGCGCAATCACCAGGTGCTGTAGGCGGCGCCGCCGCTCGATTGATTGTTGGCGGCGGAGTGGACGTCGCAGATGCCGGTCTGGGACTGGTCGATGGAGAGATAGGTCTCGCATTGTTCCACCTCCCAGTTGGCCTCGCCGGTGAGCGGGTCCTTGGGGATGAAGCGCAGGTAGCCGGCGCTGACGAGGTCGTCGAGCGATTGCGGCGCCTGCTGCTTGTCCATGGTGTATTGGTCGATGGTCGAGCGCAGGGTGAAGAGGTTATTGCGCAGCACGGCTTCTTTCGCGCGCGCCGTGGAGGTGACGTAGTTGGGGATGGCGATGGATACCAGGATGAGGATGATCGAGATCACGATGATCATCTCGAGCAGGGTGAAGCCGGCTTGTGACCTGCGGCGTTTCATGTGCGCGAACTTCATGGGCGCGAACCTATGTTACCAGTCAGAATACTTTGTTCCGTCCAAAGCCGTGTCGTTCGACTTAGTGTAGACGTCGAAGACGTTCTGTCCACCCCAGGAGGTGGATTTCGGATCGTCCTGCGTGGAGCGCAGTCCCCACTCCGTCGCGCCGGTCATCGGATCGACCGCGATGCGCCGAAGGAAACGCACTTTCTTCCCTTGCACGTCCACCCCGTTGACCAGCGTCTCGAGGTCGGGCGGATAACCGTCTGACCCAAGCTTGATCTGGAAGGCGCCACGGTCGGCCGCATCTTTATATCTATCGATGGCGTCGCGCACCTCCCACAGGTCGCGGCGCAGCTCGCGTTCCTTCTCACGCTTGATGCGGACGCGCGCGATGGGGATCGCCGCACTGGTGAGGATGAGCAGGATCGTGATGGCGACGATCAGTTCGACGAGCGTGAAACCGCGCCACGATCTTCCCCGCGCAGGCTTAAAGAGCGGCAACATCTACTTCACCGTGACTTGCGCCTGCGCGAGGCTTGCCGGAAAGAACTGTCCGGCGGCGTTACGCACGCCAGGCCGCGCGATGGAGACGGTGCTCTGCCCCGGCGCCTTGGCCACGAACGTGAGCGTGAAGACCACGCCAGTGCCGGTGATGCCTTCCGCGCGCGGCGGCCGTGTGGCGGAGACTTGCAGCGTGCCGCTCGCGGGATCGTCGCGATGGACGAGCGCGACCGGCTGGCCGTCTTTCGAGAGCAATCCGCCATTCGACACGTTGACCAGCTGCAGCGTCTTCGCGTCGTAGATGATCTGCGCCGGCACCTGCCAGGCGTCCACTCCGGAGCTCATCACCACATTGAGGGCGAAGGTGGAGCCTACGGTCTGCGTGAGTATCTCCGGATCGAAGCGGAAGCCCACGCTGCCGGGCGCGGGCTGCGCTCCAGTGATGGCCGGCGACGGCTTCGCGCCGGTTGGGGCCCGCTGAGGCGGCGCCGGCGGCATCGGTCCGCTAGCGTTCTGTCCGCTAACGTTCTGTCCGCTGGCGTTCTGTCCGCTAGCGTTCTGTCCGCTAACGGCGGGCGCCTGCTGGACGGGACCTGGCGAGGTCATCGGCGTAGGCTTCGGGCCGGCCGGCTGCGTCCGGCTGGCACGGCGCAGGTCGATGGCGGTGCCGGTGCCCACGTCCACCGTGCGCAGGTTCATCTCGGTGAGTTCCTGCGCGCGCACGATGCGCGGCGTGAGCATGAAAACGATCTCGTTCTCGACGCGTTCCTTATTGGTCGTGGAGAAGAAATACTTAAGGATTGGGATCTGCGAGAGTCCGGGCAGGCCGCTCAGGCTCTTGATGTCATCCTCTTCCAGGATGCCGCCGAGCAGGTTGACCTCACCTTCCTTCAGGCGGATCTCGTGCTCGATCTTGCGCTGTCCGATGACCGGCTGGTCGATGCCGCCGATATTCACGCGCGAGGTGACGGAAGAGATGTCGAGCATGATCTTGAGTGTGACTTCGCGGCCGGGATGGACGCGCGGCGTGACGTCGATGTTCACGCCGACGTCGATGTACTGGAATTGCGTGTTGACCAGCGGATTGATGCCTATGCCGCCGATGCCGGGCTGGAACGAGCCTATCGCTATCGGCACGCGGTCGCCGATCTTGAGCGACGCCTTCGCGCCATCGAGCGCGCGGATCTGCGGATTCTGGATCACCTTGGTGGTGGAGTCGTTGTAGAGAAAGTTCGCCGTCGCCGCCGGGATGGTGAGCACGATGTTCCTCGCGCTCAGGCTGGCCAGGCTATTCAGATTGATCGAGCCCGGCGGATTCGTGGTGGTCGTGGTGCCGGTCCCGCTGCTTGTTCCCGTGCCCGTGCTGGTGGTCGTGGTAGTGGGCAGGTTATCGCTGAGCTGTCCGGTCACGCTGGTGGGCGGTGTGATGCCGAGATCGAGCAGCTTGTCGCGCCGTACCTGCAGCACGGCCACCTCGATCACCACTTCCGGCCGTGCCTTGTCGATGTCGTTGATGATCTTCTCGGCGAGTGCGACTTGGTCGGGCGTGCCGCGCACCAAGATGGCGCCTACCGAGGGCATCTGCTGGATTTTGCTCAATTCCGCGAGCGTGCGGATGACGTTCACCGTATCCTGCAGCTCGGTGGGCGAGGAGAGGTTGGTGAGGTAGAACGTCTTGACTACGTTCTGCTCCAATTCCTTGCGCTTCGCCACCGTGTCGCTGGCAATGAAGATGGTGTTGGGCGTGACCGGCCGCCAGAACGTCTTCGATTCGAGCGCGAGGATGTCGAGCGCCTGGTTCAGCGTCACGCCGTTCAGGTCGATCTTCAAGCGCCGCGAAGTGTAATCGGGATCGAACATCACGTTCAGGCCCGCCAGCTTGCCGATGGTCTCGTAGATGACCTTGGTGTCTTCCGTCATGCGCAGCGTGATGGGCGTGTCGGCGATGGGAGCGAGCTCGACTGGGCCCTCCGCCTCCTCGATGCGCTTGGAGAGTTGGCTCTTCTGCGGGACGGTCGCAGGCAGCTCACTCCCGGGATTATTCCGCGAAGCGTCGATCACCGCCTGCGTCCGCCGCACTTCCTGGTCAGCGATGAAGCTGGAAGGGTCGATCTCTTTGGCCTTGAGAAAGAGTTGGAGCGCTTCGTCGAGCTGTCCCTTATCGCGCAGCAACTGGCCGCGATGCACGTACGAAGCGGCGGCCAGGAAGCGCGTGCGCTGCATCGAGATGCGGTACTTCACCTCTTTGGGCTTTTTCTCCCAGGCTTGGCGGAAGTACACGAAGGCCTGCTCGTAATCGTTGCGCGTTTCGGCGTCTTTGCCCTTGTTGTAGAGGGACTTAGCCGAATCCTCGGCGAGCAGCGGCGCGCCGGCGAGCGAGAGGACGAGCAGGAGCGCTGCGGACTGGAACAGGCGCTTCATTAGGTGTTAGACGACGGGGCGGAATCTCCGTTCTGATTTTCGCGCGACTCTGCAGGCGCGAGACGAGTGCTCGAGCGAATCGCAGATTATAACACCGGCTCCGCGGATGTGAGCCCAAGCCGCTGATTCCGCCTGTGTTACGATGCAAGATTCCGCGTCAGCGACCACTTCCATGGCCCGCCAATCAGCCCACCAGACCAAGCCGAGCGCGCCCAAGAACCCGAAGCGCGACCCCGTGGCCGCGGGCGAGCGCGATGCCTCGGTCAATCGCGCGGCCAGCCACAACTATTTCCTGCTGGAGAAGTTCGAGACCGGCGTGGTGCTCACCGGCAGCGAGGTTAAATCTATCCGCGGAGGCCGGGCGAACCTGAAAGACGCTTACGGCCTGATCAAAGACGGCGAGCTCTGGCTGCTCAACGCCCACATCGGGGCCTATGAGAATGCCGGCTACTCCGGGCACGCCCCGCTGCGCACTCGCAAGCTGCTTGTCCATAAAGAAGAGTTGCGGAAGCTCATCGGCAAGACGCAGCAGAAGGGCTTTACGCTCATCGCTACGCGGCTGTA
This Acidobacteriota bacterium DNA region includes the following protein-coding sequences:
- a CDS encoding prepilin-type N-terminal cleavage/methylation domain-containing protein, which produces MKFAHMKRRRSQAGFTLLEMIIVISIILILVSIAIPNYVTSTARAKEAVLRNNLFTLRSTIDQYTMDKQQAPQSLDDLVSAGYLRFIPKDPLTGEANWEVEQCETYLSIDQSQTGICDVHSAANNQSSGGAAYSTW
- a CDS encoding type II secretion system GspH family protein gives rise to the protein MLPLFKPARGRSWRGFTLVELIVAITILLILTSAAIPIARVRIKREKERELRRDLWEVRDAIDRYKDAADRGAFQIKLGSDGYPPDLETLVNGVDVQGKKVRFLRRIAVDPMTGATEWGLRSTQDDPKSTSWGGQNVFDVYTKSNDTALDGTKYSDW
- a CDS encoding type II and III secretion system protein; this encodes MKRLFQSAALLLVLSLAGAPLLAEDSAKSLYNKGKDAETRNDYEQAFVYFRQAWEKKPKEVKYRISMQRTRFLAAASYVHRGQLLRDKGQLDEALQLFLKAKEIDPSSFIADQEVRRTQAVIDASRNNPGSELPATVPQKSQLSKRIEEAEGPVELAPIADTPITLRMTEDTKVIYETIGKLAGLNVMFDPDYTSRRLKIDLNGVTLNQALDILALESKTFWRPVTPNTIFIASDTVAKRKELEQNVVKTFYLTNLSSPTELQDTVNVIRTLAELSKIQQMPSVGAILVRGTPDQVALAEKIINDIDKARPEVVIEVAVLQVRRDKLLDLGITPPTSVTGQLSDNLPTTTTTSTGTGTSSGTGTTTTTNPPGSINLNSLASLSARNIVLTIPAATANFLYNDSTTKVIQNPQIRALDGAKASLKIGDRVPIAIGSFQPGIGGIGINPLVNTQFQYIDVGVNIDVTPRVHPGREVTLKIMLDISSVTSRVNIGGIDQPVIGQRKIEHEIRLKEGEVNLLGGILEEDDIKSLSGLPGLSQIPILKYFFSTTNKERVENEIVFMLTPRIVRAQELTEMNLRTVDVGTGTAIDLRRASRTQPAGPKPTPMTSPGPVQQAPAVSGQNASGQNASGQNVSGQNASGPMPPAPPQRAPTGAKPSPAITGAQPAPGSVGFRFDPEILTQTVGSTFALNVVMSSGVDAWQVPAQIIYDAKTLQLVNVSNGGLLSKDGQPVALVHRDDPASGTLQVSATRPPRAEGITGTGVVFTLTFVAKAPGQSTVSIARPGVRNAAGQFFPASLAQAQVTVK
- the smpB gene encoding SsrA-binding protein SmpB, translating into MARQSAHQTKPSAPKNPKRDPVAAGERDASVNRAASHNYFLLEKFETGVVLTGSEVKSIRGGRANLKDAYGLIKDGELWLLNAHIGAYENAGYSGHAPLRTRKLLVHKEELRKLIGKTQQKGFTLIATRLYFRRGRVKCEIALAKGKQLWDKRETERRRTADKEAREAIARSRKS